The following is a genomic window from Plasmodium berghei ANKA genome assembly, chromosome: 9.
TATGTACTACATATACTTGATCCTAAATCCATCAAAGCTTGATTAAAGTCTgaataattatatgcaccaatacataatatattacttACCTCTTCACAATGTTGAGATAAAATAGTAGAaccataataatttatagtATCTGTAATTCTAGAAAATATcctaataatatttgtatcaatacatatatcttttgaattatataaatgtatagaAATTGCTTTAGCTGTATAGTTTCCAATTCCTGGTAActcttttaataattttaaatcattAGGAAAAATtccattatatttatttacaacTATTTTACAACAAtctaataaatttttagcCCTATTATAATATCCTAAACCTTTCCATTCTGTTAATATATCATCTAAGTTACTTTTTACCAAATCAAAAATGGTTGGCCATTTATTCATccattttaaataaaaatttaatactGTAGCTACTTTTGTTTGTTGTAACATTACTTcactaatatatatttgatatcCTCGCAATTTGAgtttttctatttcttcattttgaTTTATCAATTTAGGGATATTTTCAATctttttgttaaaattttcagattttaaaatattagtGTCCAAAAAGTTTAAAGtttgcattttttcattttctatagattcctttatttcttcaatgttattatcatttacattattttttttaatgtttgTAATTTTCGTAGTTAAAAATTCatcactattttttatttggattatggtatttttgtttgttttatcaattttatcATCTAATTTAGTATTGTCTTGTGTTTTAAGAAAATAGTTTCGAATATCACCATCTTTAGTTATTTgactttttatatttatatttgttgtATATGGTGGTTGATCATTTCTCCATGGCAATTTTCTTCgatatttataataccattctaataattttttttttaaaatatgactattttttttaaccaGTTTATAATGGTATTCATAAGCTTCATTTTCAACAATATCTTTaccttttatttttattttccctttatatttttctccattttttccttcatttttttttctttttttatcatctcCCACATTTATCTGTTCATCATTTTGATCAGAAAATTTCTCCACTTTCGAATTGCTTTCGAATTGGTCcatttaagaaaaaaaaggttaggaaaaaaatgtgttttaatttttactCTTATTTCTATCATTCgcacatatgtatatgtgCATGTGTATACATATTTGGTCAATCGTTTGTTTAGTATTTATTAATTGCTTAGTTGTTATTTTCTTAACTATCATTGTATTTCCtacaatttttttgctGGCCTACCAGCTTATTGccatggaaaaaaataagaatcTCTAAAAGAGCTCATTTAAATTTCCGATAGTTTAAACGTATTTTGAGAGCATTTCATAGAAGTATAATACACaaggaatatatttaaaattttattttatatttttttttttttccgaACAAATTATGAATTTGTACCTTTTTGTgcacattttattttataataatatgaaaaaataatacatatcAAATTGGGAtatttccctttttttttaattaaataaaaaaaagttctatagtttcattttatttttcgattataataaaatgtattcaatacaaaaatgtggaataattgaaaaaaaaaacccAAAGCCTTCCAAATGTCTTTTTCTAACAAgcttattttatatggTATTTTCAACAACTTTTTTTACAGTGTGTTTTATAGGCATTTATGCAGAATAAATGGATATATGACAAAATGTGAAGATTAAAAACATGgatgaatatttttgtatatttttattttttgttcttccctatatatataaaaaaaatattcccttataaatatacaataaaatgatggaaattataatattgttaagagtcaaattttatttccactttttaattcaaacagtatgaaaaatatatatttatcattttatttttatgaatggCTTGGTTGtgttttgtatttttttttttgtttcataACCTAAAAATtgattttcatatattgcCTTTTGATATAGGTTTCGAATTTTCGCCTTTTCcatatgaaaaaaagaaaaaaattgtaaggatataatatgtatgtaattatacatatattagaatttttatataaaaaaaataaaatatattaacaaggttatatacaatttctgtttatgtaaattattttggcgtaatataaatataactcATTTGAATAAATTTCTACAATTAGAGTATTATcatgatattatttttgaagtttttttttttatatattacgaaaaaatatcttcaacatatattttgtcattttatcaattttaacaatttttatgcataacgtatttaaaataaaaaataaacaaacaaataaaaaatatatattgtagtGGTTTGAAATAATACTGTtgttgtaaatatattaatttcgTAATAGTTGCCCCCAATGCCTTTGTTGTGGCATTTCCTCGATTAATATgctacattttttttcttgtttttgataataaacCTACAATTGTATGATAGAGAagaatattaattaaatttccAACTATAAGTTTATAGGGAAAAAGGATATAATACTTTAACaatataatgtatatatatacatgcataCTTACATACATACGTACAGAAACACACATATACTTATATCCATGCATTTTAGAGACgtcaattatatttaaaatatataatttctaATGGATAACGAAGATAATAAATCGAATGAATCGGTTGACATCGAGATTGTGAAAACCGAAGATAAAGAAAAGTCATTTCCCCTTTTTGACAACGAtcattttgaaataaataaaagtgaTGAAGAATATGATCTCGAAAATGACAGTGAAATGGATAATCAAGATGAAGAAGATGAGGTCATACCCAATGATGAAGCTGAATTATCCAGCAACATTTCATATGATGACATGAACAGTaatgaagaagaagaagaagaGGAAGAAGAAGAAGAGGGAGAAATTGAAGAAGAGGGAGAGGGCGAAAACAAATTAAGAGATATGgggaaaaaaatgaaaaatattgttgggagaaaaaaaaaatatttaaataaaaaagaaaatatatattatgatggtttaggtatatataaaaatgatcaAATGATGaataatgatgatataGAAGAtcgaataaaatatttattattattattgagTGATccagaaaaattaaataatccaaatttaataaaaatagaaaaacgtgaaataattaaagaaatactttattattattcttattattatgaatatacaaaggaaatgataaaatatttatattacttatttgatataaaagaattatatttatttttagaaattaataatatgcCTAAAGAAATACATTTA
Proteins encoded in this region:
- a CDS encoding A/G-specific adenine glycosylase, putative translates to MDQFESNSKVEKFSDQNDEQINVGDDKKRKKNEGKNGEKYKGKIKIKGKDIVENEAYEYHYKLVKKNSHILKKKLLEWYYKYRRKLPWRNDQPPYTTNINIKSQITKDGDIRNYFLKTQDNTKLDDKIDKTNKNTIIQIKNSDEFLTTKITNIKKNNVNDNNIEEIKESIENEKMQTLNFLDTNILKSENFNKKIENIPKLINQNEEIEKLKLRGYQIYISEVMLQQTKVATVLNFYLKWMNKWPTIFDLVKSNLDDILTEWKGLGYYNRAKNLLDCCKIVVNKYNGIFPNDLKLLKELPGIGNYTAKAISIHLYNSKDICIDTNIIRIFSRITDTINYYGSTILSQHCEEVSNILCIGAYNYSDFNQALMDLGSSICSTYPQCSICPLNKYCLIYLKENKKKIKNKRRKINEKIKITLEINQVSNSDHPNNCKLCAKDRNVDIKLVPLARSKKKKKKICLVLIIKKSDSYKVNTKENQNKEHLDNYNYLMVKNTDSNLFLMHYLFPFILIDNSTPEVYNMYLNSLLSRLSLNNTKSDSFIYVGNFKHVFSHLVYDTYIYTCFVQNSENANIGYEHAWIKLKDIKGFMHNSFCENIIEHYKKSVSEKKTIISEFFE